A single Kryptolebias marmoratus isolate JLee-2015 linkage group LG16, ASM164957v2, whole genome shotgun sequence DNA region contains:
- the emc2 gene encoding ER membrane protein complex subunit 2 — protein MASVSEMYDVGWEEMRDKLRKWREDNYRNSEQIVDVGEELIGEHASKLGDDVWIIYEQVMIAALDCSRDDLALICLQELRKQFPDSHRVKRLTGMRLEALERYDEANKHYDAILQEDPTNTAARKRKISILRAQGKNTEAIRELNEYLEQFVGDQEAWHELSDLYINEHDYGKAAFCLEELMMTNPHNHLYCEQYAEVKYTQGGLENLELSRKYFAQALRLNNRNMRALFGLYMSASHIAASPKVSAKVKKDNIKYAAWAANQINRAYKLAGRGTKENKCSIKAVEEMLESMQITMS, from the exons ATGGCGTCGGTTTCAGAAATGTACGATGTCGGATGGGAAG AGATGAGAGACAAGCTACGCAAATGGAGAGAAGACAACTACAGAAATAGTGAACAGATAGTGGATGTTGGTGAAGAGCTCATTGGCGAGCATGCATCGAAGCTGGGTGATGACG TTTGGATCATTTATGAGCAGGTGATGATCGCTGCACTGGACTGCAGTCGGGACGACTTGGCTCTG ATCTGTCTACAGGAACTGAGGAAGCAGTTTCCAGATAGCCACAGAGTGAAGCGATTAACGGGCATGAGGCTGGAAGCTTTGGAAAG GTACGATGAGGCCAACAAGCACTATGATGCCATTCTCCAAGAAGACCCCACCAATAcg GCGGCAAGGAAACGCAAGATTTCTATATTGAGGGCCCAAGGGAAGAACACTGAAGCCATAAGGGAGCTCAATGAGTACTTGGAGCA GTTTGTTGGGGACCAAGAAGCGTGGCATGAATTATCAGATCTCTACATCAACGAACATGA CTATGGAAAAGCAGCATTTTGTCTGGAAGAGCTGATGATGACCAATCCTCACAATCACTTGTACTGTGAACAGTATGCTGAG GTGAAGTACACGCAGGGAGGGCTGGAAAACCTTGAGCTGTCCAGAAAGTATTTTGCTCAGGCGCTGAGGCTGAATAACCGAAACATGAGGGCGTTGTTTGGTCTGTATATG tctGCAAGTCACATTGCTGCCAGTCCTAAAGTCAGTGCCAAGGTGAAGAAAGACAATATCAAGTATGCTGCTTGGGCTGCTAATCAAATAAACAGAGCCTACAAG CTCGCTGGTCGTGGGACCAAAGAGAATAAATGTTCCATCAAGGCAGTGGAGGAGATGTTGGAGTCCATGCAGATCACCATGTCTTAG